In Phaseolus vulgaris cultivar G19833 chromosome 3, P. vulgaris v2.0, whole genome shotgun sequence, the sequence CAATCATGTGGTAGAGATTAGACTAAGATCTTTAAACAACTCATTTCCTATAATTGTTATTCATAGAAACATTATATATGCCTAGACAATTTATAATGGTATATGGTCGTCACTTCCCATTCCAGTTCCTATGCAATGTTAAAGTCGAGAATTTGATAATTCCATCTGCTGTGGAGACTTGTGATATGTGGAAGCGCAAGTACAACTTTACTGAGGTGAGtgaagagctgaagaaagaaATATCCTCCTATAATATTGTGATGTTCCCTTGTGCTGTAAGACTGTACAAGGACTTGTCAGCAAGCATAGCAGGtgaatctctctctctctctctcttccttaTTCTCCTTCTCTCCTGTGTTCCTAAATATTCACTTATATTCCCATTTTGCAGACATTAAGAATGATCTGGAACCACAAACAGAGCATGCAGAGGTTACTACTAGACTTGAACATGGATCCTCACCAGGAAGAttagaagaagtaaaagagtTGTAGGATCGTGGATGGCAAATTGTAGGTTCATACTCTGGCTGATTGAAAGAAACTTAAGGTCTTTAAATCTTGGAAAGTCCCTTCCAATATATTATTGGTGTGTATCGAGTGCTACCTGATATTCATTATTGAACCGGGATGTATTGATCCGGGAgttctctatttttttctttggttGGTAAATTAGACTTTTGTACTAATAAGGTAGATTTGTTTTATCCAAACATTATTTATCAAAGCAAGCAATGTATGTGACTCTAATACTATAGTATCGGTTTAGTAAAATCAGTGATAGTTGGCATTGAAGTTCGTTGAATTCTACACTGAGCACAAGGGAAATGCAagcaaaatgaataaaaatgaaCCAAGAAACAAACAATCCATGTTCTCTAGTAAGCTTCGTTTTTTATGTCCAATCATTTtgataatttgatttgattagtCTTTAACATCATCAAAGATAAAGATAGGGTGATTGGAAGGAAATTAACTATTTGTTCATCACATCATCATCTTcctcaaattaattaattaaaattacaaacaaaaaattaggaAGAAAAAGGACCTCAGAAAAAAGTTACGACATCATAACCAAGAACAAAATCATCCAAACTGTTAACCACCTATTTTTATCCAATTGCGAGGTATTTTACCCGTTCTGGTTAAAGATCAAATCCATGATTGAATGGTCATATTCTAATAGGGCAAATTCTTTTACACCCAATATTTTTGAAGCTGCACtcaatacaattttaaatttttaaaaatgccCTTTATtccgaaaataaaaatttggaattgaaaataatatattccaaaaaaatagatttgaaaaagattaagtgttttggaaataaaaatccaaaaacatCAAAATCCCAttccagataaaaaaaatccaaaattgaaaataggctttttcttcctgcacccctacatttttcttcctgtaccCCCACAATTTTTTAAATCCTGAAACTGGCcttaatcttttatttgaaaaacgACACCGTTGTTACTGGAAATAGGGATCTATGACTGTGCTATagattcatcaatccggaactgaatatattttttttctggatGAAGGGGTGTTCTAGAAGcaatttttgcataaattattgatttccggATTGCTGAATCTGGAAGCTTAATTCTGTTACGAATTCGTGGATCCATAATgctttttttttgaattatggatttctgaatccgaaatgcatatttctgttacggattgatgaatccagaatactttttttaatgtgaaatgcatattttgaattacggattggtggatccgaaatTTTACCGGAAGTGTCAATTCGAAATTTTTCCGGATTCCATAATCCATAAGGCAAAAAATAAATGCAGTTCAAGTGCATTTtaaggtttttaaaaaataattggggCAATTtggtctttgcataacattgtgggggtgcaggaagaaaaatgtaggggtgcaggaagaaactgccttgaaaataatacattatgaAAAAAGTAGATTCAGAAGTAATTATTGTGTTCcgaaaataaaaatccagaaagAAAAATCAAAAGCCCATCCTGAATAAGAAAATTTGTAATACCAAAAAATCGTTATGGAAAAAAATCTAGAAACATTTTCCAAAAAGAGGGTtcagaatgtatttttatatgtacCCCATTTTTAAGGGTATTTTCGTCCTTTCCACTGATATTGGATTGGATCGGACAATGAATAGATTCAAAGTCTACCTGGCTGGATCAATTGGAGCCCTCCATATCCAGAATGCAATGCTCATCAATTGGTCTGACCTAGTTTTAAAGCTACGGTTACAATTATgacttttttttcataaataatacattttttaaaaaagaaatccCAAAATGGATATATGAGAACTTTATTTCCTCAAATAGCACCGATCACTCTTCACTGTGAGAATTCGGTCTTCGGGAATCCAAATTTTTTCAATTGCAAAATTTCAGTTTTCCTCACTCTTCACTTAAAAAAGGCAAACCACCAAATTTCGGCTCggcttcttctcttcttctcccTGTATTCTTACGTTTTTCTTATTGTACTCCACAATTTTCTTAATTccgaaagtgaccttgatcttttatttgaaaaggaCACCGTGGTTATTGAAAATTGGGATATGGGAGTGTGTTATGGATTCATGAATCCGGaactaaatcatttttttttcggATGAGGGGGTGTTTTGCAagcaaattttatataaattattgatttttggaTTGCTGAATCCAGAAGCCTAATTTTGTTATGAATTGGtggatcaatttttttttttattatggattTATGAATCCAGAATGTTTTTTTTGAATGATGAACTTTTGaatgtgaaatgcatattttgaattacaaatTGGTGGATCCAAAATTTTACCGGAAGTGCTAATCTGAATTTTTTCCAGatttcataatccagaataaaaataaataaatacagttcaagtacattttagagtttttaaaaagtaataagaATAATTTAGTCTTTGCATTACATTGTGGGAtgtaggaagaaaaatgtaagggtgcaggaagaaaaggCTCCCTGCGGTTTCAGATGTTGGAAACCCAAAAgagtgcttcttcctgcacctccatcccTTCTTCAGCCACCCCCATAGTAAACGTGCTTTTACTATTATACCCCtcagtaaaataatattaaaaatgtaaaactaAACCTAATTTTACCCACCCACTTTACTATCTCTGGTTCCTTTATCAGCAGCAGAAGGGTGCGGCGGCACCCACCCCTCCATTCACGTTCTTTTTCTTCAAACAGCGGCACCCACCCCTCCCATTCACGTTCTTTTTCTTCAAACGCCCAGCAGCCTCCATTCTCGTCCAGCAGCCTCCATTGTAACTCCAAGCATTGAGCCTCTTCATCCAAGGTTAGttccagattttttttaaaggaatTGTATTAAAGCATGCACTGTTTTTTGTTCCGCATCACAGAAATCTCTAAAATCCGGTAGTGTAGTTAGGTTCCGTATTCAAGTAATCCGGTAGTGTTTTTCAATTGTTCCAAATCCGGTAGTCTATTTTGAATAGTTCCGGATTACATAGgtttcggattatataatccggtagtgattaattagttatataatccggtatgtattttttaattgttggtTCCGGATTAGACAATCCGGTAtgtgttttttaattgttgCTTCCGCATTAGATAATCCGGTAtgtgttttttaattgttgGTTTCGGATTAGATAATCCGGTAtgtgttttttaattgttgGTTTCGGATTAGATAATCCGGTAtgtgttttttaattgttgGTTTCGGATTAGATAATCCGGTAGTATTAATTTTAGGCTAATCCGGTAATGACTTTTTTTGGAGTTTCACTTATGCAATcttgtttagtttattttgttttcagttgaaaaacttttttttagattatgtGCCATGGTTCACCTATGACAGATATGGCTAAAACAAGAGGTGGTGGATCTCAAGGTCATGATCGAACAAGACCAACGGCATCTGTCCGTAGAAGAGATCGAGGTGTTGTGGAGGAAAGAATTGGTGATGTTAATATTGATAATGACAATCAACAAGAATTACATGATGATAGGCAAATGGACCAGGGAGAAGGGTTTCCTGGAGGACCTTCTGATATGTCTTTGCTGGTAAATTTTGCTGACCATGTTGCTGTTAAGCTTTGGGATGGTGAGGTAAGAACAAAAAAaccttcaattaaattgtttttgttaattattgtttaaattgatttaattatattaaatatatacaaattttgtattagGATCGGGGAGAACTTAAATTGGTATCCCACGGTaggaaattatgtaaatttggGATGCCTCATGCTGAGATTGAAGTTCTTATACAAAATTATGGATTATTTAGTCTGTGCAATATAAGCTATGAGGTGGGGGACAGGGGGTTGATTTCAGCCTTTGTTGAAAGGTGGCATGCTGAGACAAACTCCTTCCACCTTCCTATAGGTGAGATGACCATCACACTTGATGATGTGTCATCTCTTTTACACCTCCCCATTTTGGGTCAATTCCCTACGTATGTGCCCTTAGAGTACAACGGAGCTGCAACTATTTTAACTGAGTTATTAGGGGTGGAGGAGACTCGTGGGAAGGCTGAAATGAGGCAGTGTCGAGGCGTCAACGTACGATTGAGTTGGCTTCGAGATATATATGCGGAATGTTGCGCTCAAGAGGCTTGGGAGTGTGCTGCTAGAGCTTACTTGTTGCATGTGGTTGGATGCACTATTTTTGCAGATAAAAGTGCCACATATGTATCTGTTTCGTACTTGTTGTTATTCAACAATCTTCGTATGTGCGGTGGATACGCATGGGGAGCAGCAGCACTTACACATGTATATGAGCAGTTGAAGGATGTCTCCTACTTTAACACAAAGCAGTTGGGCAGTTATGTGACACTTGTTCAGGTATGAAACCATACAAATAATTAGCAATCACATGTTACAAtccataattttttgtattaaatattttataattaatataatggaATTACGCAGGCATGGATTTATGAGCACTTCTCGGGCATGGGAAGAAGGGATATTAATCCCTCATATGACGAGGTACATCCACGGGTAGCACGATACATTGTTGCCCATCAGATTTGTGCGGTTGGTGATGTGCGGGTGCAGTTGGATGGGCTCACACACGATGACGTCATCTGGACTCCATATGAGGACCACAGATTGAGCAGGCCATTTGAGACCATTTATTTATTCTCGGGTCACCTACGATTGGGCAGCTTATCACAGAGACATATGCCCGAGCGTGTGTTGCGCCAATTTGGCTACGAGCAGAGCATTCCACCATCACCGATGCCGACTGAGAGTCCTGGTGCACATGTCATTGATCAAAGGTGGTTGCAATTTGATCACTACTTGGTGACAGGTTTAACAGCTGCTTCTAGTCCATCTGCATGTGTTCCTGAGTACATGTCTTGGTTCAGGACGGTGTCACACCCATACATTCGCAGAGGTGAGCTTGGAGATCGACCCAGTGTTGTACCACGTCGTCACCTTCGTAGTCCAAATGCTGAGCAGGCAGGTCTCTCGTCTCAAGATGAGCGTGCACATtcggtaagtttttttttattgttatgtgattaaacaatatatttgagaagtttaatttattttgaatttggtGCAGGGTATATTTAGGCGCATTGTTAGTATTCTCCAACGCATGATAGATTGTCGTCAGGTCACTAAAGGCACTGACGCATATGAGAGTACAGAGGCAGCACTGCATTTAGCCCAAAGCGTGACAGATGATGGGGCGGTGTACACTAGACGATCACGTAATGTTCGTGGACGTCgttgatattttgttttattacatgattgtaataataataactttgtATGTGTACAATAtggtttaattaatttatgttgtagtgtttgctattttatttttatctgacATAAACACCAATTCATTATGAATCAGAAATgaagtaataaattataaatcaaaagttaagtaataaattatgaataagaACCTCACATTATAAATTATGTCTACATCAATCGTCTCCAAGGTTCACATATGTCGGACTAATACTAATTAATTGGGTAAAAGATTGCATCCTACCAACGTAATATGATGACCATAACCTTGCCTCTGGGTAACAATGTGTACACCATAAAATGTCAGCGGTAGGTATGGGACAATCATCAACCATTTTTACCTGCACAAAGTGTGAATCATATACATGACCAATACATAGTAATCGGTGTAGACCAACATCGGTAGGGGGTGCAGTACGTAATGGGAAAATAgtaatattttgtttcaaaGACAAACAAACTAAGATAATATTGTATCTGCTTGCTATTAAGTATCCCATATCCGGTATTGTCATCCATTTGTCAACACTAGCCTGCAAAATACCATAATGAAATTAGATAGCATACAAGTTCAATTAATCAATGCACATGACTCCTATGAATATACACTTACCACTGACAACTCATCCACTAGTAGGGATCTCTTGATATGTTCTACCCGTTGATGACCACCTAATAATGTTGCATATTCTTCACGCCACTGAGATATTTCTTTGAATAAATCCATTCTGATAAGTGGCCATGACTCTTCACCCATCCCCAACAAGGAGGCAATAGCACGAAACCCACAATGTCCATCTGCTTTAACATCTATTACATCCAAAATATAAGGGTGATATTTCGGATGAAATTGATTAAGCATGGGAATTGCATTGGTGTTGGCCGTCACCTTAACCTTTCCCTTAGGAGTCTTCAAAGATGATGAGCTATCATTTACAATATGGATGCGATCTACATGCTCAAAATATGAAGGGATGCGTTTTGTAGACCTCTgaaatttgtttgtttgactCTTTTGGGATCCTTTTGTCTTGACTACATTAAGTGGTGCACATAATGTTGTCATGTCTGGGTAGGCAATTTCACGcaacttatttttaattgtcACTTTGCCACACAGGTCAACCTGTTTGAACCGGGATAGAATGACATCCCATTCTTGTTGAATTGACAACTCAGATGATGAATCACATTCAGATAAATCTGAAAAGCTTAGTCTCGTCCACATAACATGAACTTCACTAAGAGGAATGACACCCATAGCATATCTGGCTAATTGACAAGCACATGGTAATCCGTGAGTCCATCTAAGTACACATCCACAACATTCACTATCAAACCCCACATCATTGACCCGATCAAACTCTTCAGCAATGAGAATCAAAGCATGTTTAGATACAAAGCCAACCAACATCTTGTACAACTGCACATTGAATGTGTGTCCTATCACATGTAGACTCATTTCAAAGGATGCCTTGATTTCATTATGTTGAAGTATAATAACATGCTTGATAACATCCCAACATGAGCACAAGTCTCCCATGCTATTTTGTAATATTCGTTTCAAAGACCAATGAGCTGATTCAACCCTGTATaagtataaaacataaaacaattagACGTTATAATGAATTAAACAAAGTAAAGGCATTGATATACCTGTTTGATGTTGTATTTCCCAAATGCATTAATGAATCTGTCCAACACTTtacaaatttttctttatgCGGAATAATCCATGTGTTCTTCACATATTCAACAAGTAATGGCCACGGTGAACAAATAGTTTCAAAACTTTTAACAAACTCATCAAATTGAGCAATATCTGTACAATCAATGATAGTCCTCCATGAATCCATCACAACTTCCCAAGCCTCGACAGAATCAACCAACATTTTACACTTTGCTTTAACATTCTTATTGATATGAAACCGACAAAGAAGGTTTCTTGCTTTAGGAAACACAATATTGATGGCATTCATCAAAGCAAGATCTCTATCACAAACAATGACTTCAGGCCCCACATGCGATGTCAAAAGTGACCCTCTAAATTTTTGTAGTGCCCATATGAAGTTCTTTTCCTTCTCGCTAGATAAGAATGCAAAACCAGCAGAAAAGGACAAACCTGTACAAGTCACACCAACAATCTCAAGCAAAGGCAGTCGatacttgtttgttttgtaagtCGTATCCATCAAGAATACAATGTTAAATGCATTCAAAAGTTTCACAGCATCAGGATGAGTCCAAAAAAATATCACTAACAATATTGGAAGACTCATGACACGTACTCCAGTGAAGATAGTTGTCACGGTCTAACAACATCATTAATTGTTGTAATTCAGTTCGTGGTCCTCTAACTGATCTCTTGTATGAGTATCTTGCATTGTATACTTGCTTTATTGTTGTCATATTATCCTCATTATTCTCCTTCAAAGTACGTAGTATGCTACTCGGTTTAACCATGCTTTTAGTCATATCAACAAGCATGGAATGTTCATTCGCTTTTAATCTGCCCGCATATGGATGACCAACTAATGTATCATACAAATCATGATTATGAGTACCACATATTACCTTAAGTACCCAACCTTGACCCTTTCCAATAGGTTTACCTCGCAATTTAAAGGGACATTGACATTTTCGAGTACCAGTTACAGTAACCTCCAAACCATCCTTATACTTTCTGTAACTACCCCCCCTTTCACAACCTAACAAGACATATGTTTTTCTCCCTTGCTTCCCATTTGCTATGTCAGACCTAATAATGACAATCACAAAACCAAGTCTATAAGCAACCCTACGGACCCATTCAAGTAAGTCTTCTCGCGAAGGAAAAACCTACACAAAGTTATTCCAACAATATTACAAAAACACTTCTTCAAATTATAAAGCAATAAACATAAAtagaatgaaattttattcacCTCATCTGTTGTAAAATGAGTACCATAATCCTCTTCAACTAATTCATGTTGATGCACAGaattcattaattcttccaTATATATCATTTCTACTTCATCCGATCTTTTTGTAATCAATCCAACCTCCACGTCCATACTTAAACCTTCattcataaaacataaatttctattttattctaattttcataaattcaaacaagtatgcaaaataaaaacaacattcaaTTACCCTTCCGGATAGTGTAATCCATAAGTAAAATAGTACCTTCCAGATTAGATAATCCGTAATGCATTTCACAACTTCAAAGTGACTTCCGGATTAtttaatccataagtcaaattaaaacagcaaattgcattccggattacataatccgtaAGTCATATTTAAAGTTCtaaaatgacttccggattacgtaatccataGTTCATTTTAATGTACCGGATTATACAATCCAGAAAAGTGAATATCTTTGTTCTGGATCCGGTTTACCCCAGCTTTAACTAATCCGGAACAATTTAATATTGTCTTACGGATTGTGAAAACATTCCGGATTATAGGGGTGGATTCATTGCACGGATTATACAATCCGGTGATCTAGCGGATTAACCCAATCCGGAGAAATGTGTTTAAAGCACGAAAGACTTACCTGAACGGAAGAGCGCAGGGAAGACCACCCACCACAGCAACAGCACCACCTCCACGGTTACCACCACCACCTCCACAGTTACCACCACAAGCACCACCACAAGCACCACGGGCAAGCACCAAGCACCAAGACCAAACACCTTCGTTCTTCGTTTTCACTATGAGTAGaaagtaaaacaaattttctatttttatctttttttactgAAGGACaaatttggaattttaaaagtatatgGGGGTGGCTGAAGAAgggatggaggtgcaggaagaagcaccCAACCCAAAAAGGAGGTGAAAATTCGATCACCTGGAACCCAATTTCTACTATGAACGGTGATTGATGCTATTTGGGAAATAAAGTTCCGTGGTccattttggatttttttttaaatgtattatttatggaaaaatttctaaaataataccACAATTATATTTGTGATACTTGTTTTTATGAAAATCAGTTTAAAATGTCACCCCAAACTCATGTTATGCAATGCCTTATCCTAAGGTAGTATGTTCTTTTTGATCAAGAAGTTTATGATGAACACGTGGAAAAATCCTTTTCGAGAATGACTTTTAATGATCTTGATCATTAAATATTGACATATTTTTTTTagcataataatttttttgtctaagtacaaaaaaaattattccctTAGTTGTTTTATTTAAACTTCTGTCAAGTCTGTTAATATGTTAATATGCAGTAAAAAAATGTAGATTTAAAATACATGTAAATAGAGTTGGAATAATTATattgttaattatatatttttattttaataaaataagcaTACATGATAATTACTAAAGATAAAACACATGCTTAATTAGTTTAATGAcagaattcaaataaaattaacaaaactaAAGTTCTTGTATAAAGACTATTTTTAATACATACattaattttagtattattctatacattaattttaatattatgatattaaatcactataaaatattttttaatatatatcatatacataaattttatcTCAAAACACCAacaataaaatatgtttttacttttagaattaatagttataatatattaaatttgtatacaataaaaaaaattattacatttttctttttatatccttacacaatttaaaactaatataaaattactaaat encodes:
- the LOC137805668 gene encoding protein MAINTENANCE OF MERISTEMS-like, translating into MAKTRGGGSQGHDRTRPTASVRRRDRGVVEERIGDVNIDNDNQQELHDDRQMDQGEGFPGGPSDMSLLVNFADHVAVKLWDGEDRGELKLVSHGRKLCKFGMPHAEIEVLIQNYGLFSLCNISYEVGDRGLISAFVERWHAETNSFHLPIGEMTITLDDVSSLLHLPILGQFPTYVPLEYNGAATILTELLGVEETRGKAEMRQCRGVNVRLSWLRDIYAECCAQEAWECAARAYLLHVVGCTIFADKSATYVSVSYLLLFNNLRMCGGYAWGAAALTHVYEQLKDVSYFNTKQLGSYVTLVQAWIYEHFSGMGRRDINPSYDEVHPRVARYIVAHQICAVGDVRVQLDGLTHDDVIWTPYEDHRLSRPFETIYLFSGHLRLGSLSQRHMPERVLRQFGYEQSIPPSPMPTESPGAHVIDQRWLQFDHYLVTGLTAASSPSACVPEYMSWFRTVSHPYIRRGELGDRPSVVPRRHLRSPNAEQAGLSSQDERAHSGIFRRIVSILQRMIDCRQVTKGTDAYESTEAALHLAQSVTDDGAVYTRRSRNVRGRR